The sequence AAACCACAGACAAAATCTGTGGTTTAATTTTATAATTTAGAATTGAAAATCTAATTATTAATATATTTTTCAAAAATTCTTGAGAAATCTTTTTGATTATATCTGTCGAAACTATTGGTGTTCCATGCGAAAATATATTCGTTGATAGCCTTTAATTCCTGGCTTTTTGATACATTTTCCTGTTTTCCGGAAGCAACACTTCCAATAGCTTTCTGGATGCTGTCATTAGAAAAATTCAACAAAGAATGATTATGGTGAACTTCCTGCTGAATTGCCAAAAGTGCTTTATACAAATCTTTCAACTGATCAACCTGACCTTTTGCCACGCTGATCATCAAAGGAACATTTCCAATATTAAATGAAATTTCGACATCCAGATCAATCGTTCCTGCAGTCTGCAAAACTACGTTCGAGAAAGGAAATTGATAGTATTCATATCTTCTCAGAATTCTTTTTCTGTCAAGCGCACTTGCTCCATCGATGTGAATCAAGGCTCTATTGGTAAAGCAATATTCATCTCTTTTAGATTTAATCAAAAAGAAAATCTTCTCATTATCTTCAGATAAAATATAATCGTCAGAGTCTACTTTGTCATAATCCTGAGACGGAATGATTTTCCCAATATCCCCCAATCCTAAAGCTTCAGCAGCTAATTTTTTAAACATAATTTATTTTAATTTGTAGTTTATTTAGTAAATAAAATTAATAAAATAAGTGAGATAAAAAACAAAAACCACAGAAAAAATCTGTGGTTTTGATATTGTTAAACTTTGTCAAAGACTTACATCTCTGAAAAAGTGAAAATTAAATATGAATCACTTCGCCGTAAGCAGCAGCAGCAGCTTCCATAATAGCTTCAGAAACCGTTGGATGCGGGTGAATAGATTTAATGATTTCATGACCTGTAGTTTCTAGTTTTCTTGCTACAACAGCTTCAGCAACCATATCGGTAACGCCTTCACCAATCATGTGACAACCTAACCATTCGCCATATTTAGCATCGAAAATTACTTTGATGAAACCGTCTGTATTTCCGTTTGCAGTCGCTTTTCCACTTGCAGAAAGAGGGAATTTACCCACTTTGATTTCGTAACCTTTTTCTTTAGCTTGTTTCTCTGTAAGACCAACAGAAGCAACTTCTGGGTGACAGTAAGTACATCCAGGAATATTGCCATAGTCGATTTTCTCAACGTGCAATCCTTTGATTTTTTCTACACAAGTAATCCCTTCAGCAGAAGCAACGTGCGCCAAAGCCTGAGTCGGGATAATATCTCCGATTGCGTAGTAGCCAGGAACTGAAGTTTCGTACCATTCGTTTACCAAAACTCGTCCTTTATCAGTTTGGATGCCCACTTCTTCAAGACCGATGTTCTCGATATTTGCAGCGATTCCGACAGCAGATAACAAGATATCAGCTTCAAGAGTGATGTTTCCTTTTTCTGTTTTTACAGTCGCTACTACACCGTTTCCGCTT comes from Chryseobacterium sp. 3008163 and encodes:
- a CDS encoding PH domain-containing protein, with the translated sequence MFKKLAAEALGLGDIGKIIPSQDYDKVDSDDYILSEDNEKIFFLIKSKRDEYCFTNRALIHIDGASALDRKRILRRYEYYQFPFSNVVLQTAGTIDLDVEISFNIGNVPLMISVAKGQVDQLKDLYKALLAIQQEVHHNHSLLNFSNDSIQKAIGSVASGKQENVSKSQELKAINEYIFAWNTNSFDRYNQKDFSRIFEKYINN